A region from the Dysidea avara chromosome 15, odDysAvar1.4, whole genome shotgun sequence genome encodes:
- the LOC136245339 gene encoding uncharacterized protein has product MGHNTTSSHLVRVLRQCFCRTAVPDILWSDGGPQFTSKCFHDFSRQWGFIHKVSSPYYPQSNGKVEAMVKSMKKLIATSWNKRSLNEDALCRALLQYRNTPSRKDGLSPAQKLFGTPVQDSLPALHRSFLPCWQKAVTEAETLATNSLEQTQAYYNLHAHTLPDIGIGSRVALQHPQTKMWDIYGTVVDIGPHCRYLVKTQNGRILTRNRRFLRRRTATSLLPSTTPAPPEQPQQTFPQQSTSAEVCSSPRHSTHTHQAPKRLIEDPNWP; this is encoded by the coding sequence ATGGGCCACAACACTACCAGCTCCCACCTTGTTAGAGTACTGAGACAATGCTTTTGTCGCACTGCCGTGCCAGATATACTGTGGTCAGATGGCGGGCCACAATTCACTTCAAAATGCTTTCACGACTTCTCCAGACAGTGGGGCTTTATCCATAAAGTGTCGTCACCATATTACCCACAAAGCAACGGCAAAGTCGAAGCCATGGTAAAATCTATGAAAAAACTCATTGCCACTTCCTGGAACAAACGTTCTCTCAATGAAGATGCGCTTTGCCGTGCACTCTTACAGTACCGAAACACCCCATCTCGCAAGGATGGATTATCACCTGCTCAAAAACTATTTGGTACACCAGTGCAAGACTCACTCCCAGCTCTCCACCGCTCTTTTCTACCATGTTGGCAAAAAGCAGTCACGGAAGCAGAAACACTGGCTACAAATTCATTGGAGCAAACACAAGCATATTACAATCTCCATGCCCACACACTACCAGACATTGGAATAGGCTCACGCGTTGCACTGCAACATCCACAAACGAAAATGTGGGACATTTACGGAACTGTTGTTGACATTGGTCCTCACTGCCGCTATCTTGTCAAGACTCAAAATGGCAGAATCCTGACAAGAAACCGCCGGTTCCTACGACGCAGAACTGCAACATCCTTGCTCCCATCAACAACACCAGCACCCCCTGAACAACCACAGCAAACTTTTCCACAACAAAGTACCTCAGCAGAAGTCTGTTCAAGTCCACGACATTCAACTCACACCCACCAGGCACCCAAAAGACTTATAGAAGATCCAAACTGGCCGTAA